Proteins encoded within one genomic window of Neoarius graeffei isolate fNeoGra1 chromosome 18, fNeoGra1.pri, whole genome shotgun sequence:
- the LOC132865854 gene encoding zinc finger BED domain-containing protein 4-like, which yields MSLIWTYFTVCQDEPKQAMCNACKSKVSRGGSTPKTYGTTNLRRHLEKKHPCLFSKYKEDTAASAKTKRDVPESQQQHPTVAPMFDTSVEKSNATTRKIMEYMALDDQPFSVVQDKGFVNLIKHLSPRYKLPSRRYFSDTALPELFEKVSSHIRKLLNATKSPISFTTDIWTSNVSLMSMLSLTAQWLDDEFELHQVLLYCEECPGSHTADNLRAKFEKMMAEWNIDKKRVHVVLRDNARNMTKALDDCNFASLPCMAHTLQLAVNEGLQSQRAITDAVATGRRIVTHFKHSPLAYSKLHVIQEELGQPKKRLQQDVPTRWNSTFYMLQSLLEQKRALSLYATEHELPTIFTTHQWELIENVLSILQPFEELTKTISSSSATASSVIPEITALKRLLGRAADTDRGVGTAKATLLEAVQRRFADIEKNPLYLVATAMDPRYKTCYFSAETKNEVKRVLLNMLDRVDTSAIRPTPDQPPEEPAIAPPTKRASLLLSVHDEILMENASNEEEHLLGRPASVQLQRYLSELPIKRSEDETVNDVLKYWRENKTHYPALAPLAQAYLSAPCTSIDSERLFSLASNVLDEKRNRLSGEKAEMLLFVKKNLPLMVE from the exons atgTCGTTGATCTGGACATATTTTACCGTGTGCCAGGACGAACCGAAACAGGCTATGTGTAATGCTTGTAAGTCTAAAGTAAGCCGTGGAGGATCAACGCCTAAGACTTATGGAACAACCAACTTAAGACGCCACTTGGAAAAGAAACACCCATGCTTGTTTAGCAAGTATAAAGAAGACACGGCTGCTAGTGCTAAGACTAAGAGGGATGTACCTGAGTCACAGCAACAACACCCCACCGTCGCCCCTATGTTCGACACGAGTGTTGAGAAGTCTAATGCCACCACTCGAAAAATAATGGAGTACATGGCACTGGACGACCAGCCGTTCAGCGTAGTGCAGGATAAAGGCTTCGTCAACCTGATTAAACACCTGAGTCCACGGTACAAATTACCAAGTAGGCGATACTTTTCTGATACAGCGCTGCCAGAGTTGTTTGAGAAGGTTTCAAGCCATATACGCAAGCTACTCAACGCCACCAAATCTCCGATCAGTTTCACGACGGACATTTGGACTTCTAACGTGAGCTTAATGTCAATGTTGAGTCTGACCGCTCAATGGCTGGATGATGAATTTGAGCTACATCAAGTCCTGCTATACTGTGAAGAATGCCCTGGTTCCCACACTGCGGACAATTTACGAGCCAAATTTGAAAAAATGATGGCAGAGTGGAACATCGACAAGAAGAGGGTTCATGTCGTGTTGCGTGACAACGCTCGGAATATGACCAAGGCACTGGATGACTGCAACTTCGCCAGTCTCCCGTGCATGGCACATACACTCCAGCTAGCGGTGAATGAGGGACTGCAATCTCAACGCGCAATCACCGACGCCGTGGCAACAGGCAGGAGAATAGTCACGCACTTCAAACACTCACCGCTAGCCTACTCGAAACTCCACGTTATCCAGGAGGAGTTGGGTCAACCCAAGAAACGCTTGCAACAAGACGTTCCGACACGTTGGAACAGCACGTTTTACATGTTGCAGTCGCTGTTGGAACAAAAACGCGCCTTGAGCTTATACGCAACAGAACACGAGCTGCCGACAATATTCACCACACACCAGTGGGAGTTAATTGAGAATGTGTTGAGCATCCTTCAACCTTTTGAGGAACTCACAAAGACAATTAGCTCCTCGTCAGCCACCGCCTCGTCCGTCATCCCTGAAATCACTGCACTGAAGCGCCTTTTGGGGAGAGCAGCAGACACCGACCGTGGTGTGGGCACTGCCAAGGCCACGCTGTTGGAAGCGGTCCAGAGACGGTTTGCAGACATCGAGAAGAATCCACTGTACCTTGTGGCCACTGCTATGGATCCTAG ATACAAAACTTGCTACTTCTCAGCAGAAACAAAAAATGAAGTGAAAAGGGTACTTCTGAACATGCTGGACAGAGTGGACACCAGTGCCATCAGACCCACACCTGATCAGCCTCCTGAGGAACCTGCCATCGCACCTCCAACCAAAAGGGCAAGCCTACTGCTTTCTGTGCATGATGAGATACTGATGGAGAATGCTAGCAATGAGGAGGAACACCTGCTAGGCCGCCCTGCATCTGTTCAGTTACAGCGTTACCTCTCAGAGCTGCCCATCAAGAGATCTGAGGATGAAACTGTAAATGATGTACTAAAATACTGGcgtgaaaacaaaacacactACCCTGCACTTGCCCCGCTTGCCCAAGCATACCTCTCTGCTCCATGCACAAGCATTGATAGTGAGCGCTTGTTTAGCTTGGCTAGTAATGTCCTTGATGAGAAAAGAAACAGGCTTTCTGGGGAGAAGGCAGAAATGCTGCTGTTTGTGAAGAAGAACCTGCCATTGATGGTTGAGTGA